One stretch of Clavibacter californiensis DNA includes these proteins:
- a CDS encoding Asp23/Gls24 family envelope stress response protein: protein MSGTGPGDPGERLPVDPAPALDTDGAPLDMAALADYLDRGRTPRIAAYEDDPEIRNALRALEHMRDLGRELVQVEAEEQEAPGDDFFRGVLAHISRESRAGRDIPLSHPDPAVRLALTEGAVRTLVRQAGDEVPGVLVGRCTLDGDVTRAGMPVRVALTLSVVWGEPLPEIAQRVRERVHAALLRHTELRVEAIDVTVVDVQARPVQEEAGDDPRR from the coding sequence ATGAGCGGCACCGGACCGGGCGATCCCGGGGAGCGCCTGCCCGTGGATCCCGCACCCGCGCTCGACACCGACGGCGCGCCCCTCGACATGGCCGCCCTCGCGGACTACCTCGACCGCGGGCGCACGCCGCGCATCGCCGCCTACGAGGACGACCCCGAGATCCGCAACGCGCTCCGCGCCCTCGAGCACATGCGCGACCTCGGCCGCGAGCTCGTGCAGGTCGAGGCCGAGGAGCAGGAGGCACCCGGGGACGACTTCTTCCGCGGCGTGCTCGCCCACATCAGCCGCGAGTCGCGCGCCGGCCGCGACATCCCGCTCTCCCACCCGGATCCGGCCGTGCGCCTCGCGCTCACCGAGGGCGCCGTGCGCACCCTGGTGCGGCAGGCCGGCGACGAGGTGCCGGGCGTCCTCGTCGGCCGCTGCACGCTCGACGGCGACGTCACGCGCGCAGGCATGCCCGTGCGGGTGGCGCTCACCCTGAGCGTCGTGTGGGGGGAGCCGCTGCCCGAGATCGCGCAGCGCGTGCGGGAGCGGGTGCACGCGGCCCTGCTCCGGCACACCGAGCTGCGCGTCGAGGCGATCGACGTGACCGTGGTGGACGTGCAGGCGCGTCCCGTGCAGGAGGAGGCCGGAGATGACCCTCGACGATGA
- a CDS encoding HAD-IIA family hydrolase: MATRDEMDCWLTDMDGVLVHENQALPGAAALIQQWQDQGKPFLVLTNNSIFTPRDLSARLRASGLHVPEESIWTSALATAAFLEQQMPGGCAFVIGEAGLTTALHEAGFIMTDTKPDFVVIGETRNYSFEAITRAIRLINGGARYIATNPDATGPSAEGVLPATGAVLALISKATGKEPYIVGKPNPMMFRSALNKIGAHSESTGMIGDRMDTDIIAGIEAGLHTVLVLTGISDRAEIERYPFRPDEVLSGVTELLDPEPVESEL; the protein is encoded by the coding sequence ATGGCGACGCGCGACGAGATGGACTGCTGGCTCACCGACATGGACGGCGTGCTGGTGCACGAGAACCAGGCCCTGCCCGGCGCGGCGGCCCTCATCCAGCAGTGGCAGGACCAGGGCAAGCCCTTCCTCGTGCTCACCAACAACAGCATCTTCACGCCGCGCGACCTCTCGGCCCGGCTCCGCGCGTCCGGCCTGCACGTGCCCGAGGAGTCGATCTGGACCTCCGCGCTCGCGACCGCCGCGTTCCTCGAGCAGCAGATGCCCGGCGGATGCGCGTTCGTCATCGGCGAGGCAGGCCTCACGACCGCGCTGCACGAGGCGGGCTTCATCATGACCGACACGAAGCCCGACTTCGTGGTCATCGGCGAGACGCGCAACTACTCGTTCGAGGCGATCACGCGGGCGATCCGCCTCATCAACGGCGGCGCGCGCTACATCGCGACGAACCCCGACGCGACCGGACCGAGCGCGGAGGGCGTGCTGCCCGCGACGGGCGCGGTGCTCGCGCTCATCTCGAAGGCCACGGGCAAGGAGCCGTACATCGTGGGCAAGCCGAACCCGATGATGTTCCGCTCGGCGCTCAACAAGATCGGCGCGCACTCCGAGAGCACCGGCATGATCGGCGACCGCATGGACACCGACATCATCGCGGGCATCGAGGCGGGGCTCCACACGGTGCTCGTGCTCACGGGCATCAGCGACCGGGCCGAGATCGAGCGCTACCCGTTCCGGCCCGACGAGGTGCTGTCGGGCGTCACCGAGCTGCTGGATCCGGAGCCCGTCGAGTCCGAGCTCTGA
- a CDS encoding Hpt domain-containing protein, which yields MSARAARVPQLPPLLDVRVLEQLLVELSDGPGPARLSVVPATDAPAPPLGVPAPEGVTPPRGHPEPRRGTPSSGSPRPDDRLATRGAPAPGRGQAPAGSPRPVGALTSAPAASEPTCPGALTDGQHACVDFLRFFVDLWPSRWERLDVAVRAADRPAALDACLSVKSSAAMVGALLLSDVAAHLERAIRAADHARAAAMLPELGEVGERSMDAMRSWIRAEAGHPPD from the coding sequence GTGAGCGCCCGAGCCGCCCGTGTCCCGCAGCTCCCCCCGCTCCTCGACGTCCGCGTCCTGGAGCAGCTGCTGGTCGAGCTGTCGGACGGGCCCGGCCCCGCCCGTCTGTCCGTCGTCCCCGCGACGGACGCCCCCGCTCCGCCCCTCGGTGTTCCCGCACCGGAGGGCGTGACCCCGCCGCGCGGCCACCCCGAGCCGCGCCGCGGGACCCCGTCGTCCGGATCCCCCCGTCCGGACGACCGCCTCGCGACCCGTGGTGCCCCCGCACCCGGTCGCGGGCAGGCGCCGGCCGGATCCCCCCGTCCGGTCGGCGCCCTCACCTCCGCCCCTGCCGCCTCGGAGCCGACGTGCCCCGGAGCGCTCACCGACGGGCAGCACGCCTGCGTCGACTTCCTGCGCTTCTTCGTCGACCTGTGGCCGAGCCGCTGGGAGCGCCTCGACGTCGCCGTCCGCGCCGCCGACCGCCCGGCCGCGCTCGACGCGTGCCTGAGCGTGAAGAGCTCGGCGGCGATGGTGGGAGCGCTCCTGCTCAGCGACGTCGCGGCGCACCTCGAGCGGGCCATCCGCGCCGCCGACCACGCCCGTGCCGCGGCCATGCTGCCGGAGCTCGGCGAGGTGGGCGAGCGGAGCATGGACGCGATGCGCTCGTGGATCCGCGCGGAGGCGGGACACCCGCCCGACTAG
- a CDS encoding sensor histidine kinase has translation MSLSKPLHAQLPFILSLAVVGLAASTGDLASVAGPRFVLGAVIAVLVTIAAAVVPWDRIDSEWVAMLPMLDFAALALCHDAIADQVPSTSLLIVFPVIWLAYAFALHVLWLGALGTGAVLALPYLRTGRLPEGTVDWSHLVVLPVVMLLVAVAVNLLAQQLFRQHTRLEEIQRELTGTLGDLRERNSIIDGVLDAIDDTVIVLDVTGRPMLHNRAAGELMALADPVDPDDPMLGRLVYEEDRVTVVPPERQLVARARAGEIVGREVHWIGDGGAQKAVLSSLSPLVDDSGRIFGTVVVSTDVTALALAVTEREDFVASVSHELKTPLTSILGYVELIADDLEEDDLDDRITAARLAIVERNAQRLLGLIGDLLTEAQHKLAVNRNLVDVGEIVENALDVIRPHAQASGVTLIEPDYEELVAEVDAVRIGQVLDNLLSNAVKYTPEGGTVITEVGIDGDHFRLCVTDDGVGMSAEDTSQLFTRFFRTNSARASTVAGVGLGLSITRSIVEAHDGSIEVESAVGRGTTMRVRLPLRIGPATSPQT, from the coding sequence ATGAGTCTCTCGAAGCCGCTGCACGCGCAGCTGCCCTTCATCCTGAGCCTGGCCGTGGTCGGTCTCGCCGCGAGCACGGGCGACCTCGCCTCCGTCGCGGGTCCCCGGTTCGTGCTGGGCGCGGTGATCGCCGTGCTGGTCACGATCGCCGCGGCCGTCGTCCCGTGGGACCGCATCGACTCCGAGTGGGTCGCCATGCTGCCCATGCTCGACTTCGCGGCGCTCGCCCTCTGCCACGACGCGATCGCCGACCAGGTGCCGTCGACCTCGTTGCTCATCGTCTTCCCCGTCATCTGGCTCGCCTACGCGTTCGCGTTGCACGTGCTCTGGCTCGGCGCCCTCGGCACGGGGGCGGTGCTGGCGCTGCCGTACCTCCGCACGGGGAGGCTGCCGGAGGGCACGGTCGACTGGTCGCACCTCGTCGTCCTCCCCGTCGTGATGCTCCTCGTGGCCGTCGCCGTCAACCTCCTCGCGCAGCAGCTGTTCCGCCAGCACACGCGCCTCGAGGAGATCCAGCGCGAGCTGACGGGCACGCTCGGCGACCTGCGGGAGCGCAACTCGATCATCGACGGCGTGCTCGACGCGATCGACGACACGGTCATCGTGCTCGACGTGACGGGCCGCCCCATGCTGCACAACCGCGCGGCCGGCGAGCTCATGGCGCTCGCCGACCCCGTGGATCCGGACGACCCGATGCTCGGCCGCCTCGTCTACGAGGAGGACCGCGTGACGGTCGTGCCGCCCGAGCGCCAGCTCGTCGCCCGGGCCCGCGCCGGCGAGATCGTCGGGCGGGAGGTGCACTGGATCGGCGACGGCGGGGCGCAGAAGGCCGTGCTGTCCTCGCTGTCCCCGCTCGTGGACGACTCGGGCCGGATCTTCGGCACGGTCGTCGTCAGCACCGACGTCACGGCGCTCGCGCTCGCCGTCACCGAGCGCGAGGACTTCGTCGCGAGCGTCTCGCACGAGCTGAAGACGCCGCTGACCTCGATCCTCGGCTACGTCGAGCTCATCGCCGACGACCTCGAGGAGGACGACCTCGACGACCGGATCACCGCCGCCCGCCTCGCGATCGTCGAGCGCAACGCGCAGCGCCTCCTCGGCCTCATCGGCGACCTCCTCACGGAGGCGCAGCACAAGCTCGCCGTCAACCGCAACCTCGTCGACGTCGGTGAGATCGTCGAGAACGCGCTCGACGTGATCCGTCCCCACGCGCAGGCGAGCGGCGTCACCCTGATCGAGCCGGACTACGAGGAGCTGGTCGCGGAGGTCGACGCCGTGCGCATCGGCCAGGTGCTCGACAACCTGCTCAGCAACGCGGTGAAGTACACGCCGGAGGGCGGCACGGTCATCACGGAGGTGGGGATCGACGGCGACCACTTCCGCCTGTGCGTGACCGACGACGGCGTGGGCATGTCGGCGGAGGACACGTCGCAGCTGTTCACGCGCTTCTTCCGCACCAACTCCGCGCGCGCGAGCACGGTCGCGGGCGTGGGGCTCGGCCTCAGCATCACGCGCTCGATCGTGGAGGCGCACGACGGCTCCATCGAGGTGGAGAGCGCCGTCGGGAGGGGCACCACCATGCGGGTGCGGCTGCCCCTCCGCATAGGGCCTGCCACATCGCCGCAGACTTGA
- a CDS encoding RNA polymerase sigma factor yields the protein MALSSSLQDAGDGILAERAADGDARAFEVLVRRHTPYMRAFAIRLTGSRADADDAVQEALITAWDRLPTLEKPDRVKSWLLQIVSRKSIDRIRARRPADDIDDIEIADRLTSPERDAETSSQMRALAAVLDALPREQREVWMLREVGGFSYEEIAEKLGSTPSTVRGRLSRARTTVMTSMEEWR from the coding sequence ATGGCCCTCTCCTCCTCGTTGCAGGACGCGGGCGACGGCATCCTCGCCGAGCGCGCGGCCGACGGCGACGCCCGGGCCTTCGAGGTGCTGGTCCGCCGGCACACCCCCTACATGCGCGCGTTCGCGATCCGGCTCACCGGATCCCGCGCCGACGCCGACGACGCCGTGCAGGAGGCCCTCATCACCGCATGGGACCGCCTGCCGACGCTCGAGAAGCCCGACCGCGTCAAGAGCTGGCTCCTGCAGATCGTCAGCCGGAAGTCCATCGACAGGATCCGCGCCCGCCGCCCCGCCGACGACATAGACGACATCGAGATCGCCGACCGGCTCACGTCCCCCGAGCGCGACGCGGAGACGTCGTCGCAGATGCGCGCGCTGGCGGCTGTCCTCGACGCGCTGCCTCGCGAGCAGCGCGAGGTGTGGATGCTGCGCGAGGTGGGAGGCTTCTCGTACGAGGAGATCGCCGAGAAGCTCGGCTCGACGCCCTCGACCGTGCGCGGCCGGCTGTCCCGGGCGCGCACCACCGTGATGACGAGCATGGAGGAATGGCGATGA
- a CDS encoding Asp23/Gls24 family envelope stress response protein has protein sequence MSDQNPSTPADVVRVSPASTGASTGITGSVLAEGDTVVTDAVIAKVAGLAVRDIPGVHALGGGAARVIGQLRDRIGQTDLTQGIAVDAQEAGVAFEVTLVAEYGVPLQDIAAGVRAAISDAVTELVGRQVTRVDVTVADIVLPGEGSDDDLSAAPAV, from the coding sequence ATGAGCGACCAGAACCCCAGCACTCCCGCCGACGTCGTACGCGTCTCGCCCGCGAGCACCGGCGCCAGCACCGGGATCACGGGGAGCGTCCTCGCGGAGGGCGACACCGTCGTCACCGACGCCGTCATCGCCAAGGTCGCGGGCCTCGCCGTCCGCGACATCCCGGGCGTGCACGCGCTGGGCGGCGGCGCCGCTCGCGTCATCGGCCAGCTCCGCGACCGCATCGGCCAGACCGACCTCACGCAGGGGATCGCCGTCGACGCCCAGGAGGCGGGCGTCGCGTTCGAGGTGACCCTCGTCGCCGAGTACGGCGTGCCGCTCCAGGACATCGCGGCCGGCGTGCGCGCGGCCATCTCCGACGCGGTGACCGAGCTCGTCGGCCGCCAGGTGACGCGCGTCGACGTCACTGTCGCCGACATCGTGCTGCCCGGCGAGGGCTCCGACGACGACCTGTCCGCGGCGCCCGCCGTCTGA
- a CDS encoding NAD(P)-dependent oxidoreductase, which yields MTDDTAAAPASTPASDGQPRVALLGTGVMGSGMSRSILRAGLPLAVWNRSADKAAPLADAGATVAQTAADAVRDADVVVVMLFDADAVLEVLAEVAPALRPDAVVLQSSTVGVEGTRRIAALAAEHGVRFVDAPVLGTRGPAEQGLLVHLVSGSAADIAVARPVLEATGSRTVVAGTDAGPGSALKLACNAWIASITAATGQSLGLARLLGVEPGLFLDAIAGGAADTPYAHLKGGAMLSGELAPSFALDGLLKDVTLMLAALDGADAHDFDTAMLEALRETYAEASAAGHGGDDVAAVGTVFGLPTGPDA from the coding sequence ATGACCGACGACACCGCTGCCGCGCCCGCATCCACCCCCGCATCCGACGGGCAGCCCCGCGTGGCGCTCCTCGGCACCGGCGTCATGGGGTCCGGCATGAGCCGCTCGATCCTCCGCGCGGGCCTGCCGCTCGCCGTCTGGAACCGCAGCGCCGACAAGGCCGCGCCCCTCGCCGACGCCGGCGCGACCGTCGCCCAGACCGCCGCCGACGCGGTGCGCGACGCCGACGTCGTGGTCGTGATGCTGTTCGACGCGGATGCCGTGCTCGAGGTCCTCGCCGAGGTCGCGCCCGCGCTCCGCCCCGACGCCGTCGTGCTCCAGTCCTCCACCGTCGGCGTCGAGGGCACCCGGCGGATCGCCGCGCTCGCCGCCGAGCACGGCGTCCGCTTCGTCGACGCGCCCGTCCTCGGCACGCGCGGTCCGGCCGAGCAGGGCCTCCTCGTGCACCTCGTCTCCGGATCCGCGGCCGACATCGCCGTCGCCCGCCCCGTCCTCGAGGCGACCGGCTCGCGCACCGTGGTCGCGGGGACGGACGCGGGACCGGGATCCGCCCTCAAGCTCGCGTGCAACGCGTGGATCGCCTCCATCACCGCCGCCACCGGCCAGTCGCTCGGCCTCGCGCGCCTGCTCGGCGTCGAGCCGGGCCTCTTCCTCGACGCGATCGCGGGCGGCGCGGCCGACACGCCGTACGCGCACCTCAAGGGCGGAGCGATGCTGTCCGGCGAGCTCGCGCCGTCGTTCGCGCTCGACGGCCTGCTCAAGGACGTGACGCTGATGCTCGCCGCGCTCGACGGCGCCGACGCGCACGACTTCGACACCGCGATGCTCGAGGCGCTCCGCGAGACGTACGCGGAGGCGTCTGCGGCCGGCCACGGCGGCGACGACGTGGCCGCGGTGGGCACGGTCTTCGGGCTGCCGACCGGGCCCGACGCCTGA
- a CDS encoding septum formation family protein, with translation MSGAPGGGTGSGRDDDDPFAVRPATDADRERPAQPLAPIGWGRPAGREPVPAEQDAAEQDAAGQTEGGVDPAPADAPQPPDADILAGIVPRDPTEDDERVAPLDQVDADQDAHDLDAALDAPAPEPRIADAPVDAGDVEFPGEPDPGYVPAPAADGTGEVLSGEVETDPAPVDDAPAELVLEPVDDAQDDAAPPVVPADAPVVDAELVEDPAVQAAPDDDPVQLTPLRDDRMDEDAEVVDDPADDAAHEVEPQALGGDVDASAGAGAGAERDDEDAAPAPLAPAAAAARAAAMAWASGSAPAAAPAAAAAAHAEPADAPPTADRPEAAPEPEDAPEPEAAPEPEAVPEPEAVPEPEAAVLSSPVVESSDADRAPEHGAEPRDEVAPTARVPDPAPSSFAPPDASAAEPVDAISLLFGDVEADPTNERADADADVEADAEDRPTAPEDADDRTRILPASTSAPAAAAPRPDRDAPTVAVPAASPRPDPAPRPAPVPPPYAAPPAPRAPAPRAPVLDTARIPAPAAAPPRGPRGPRRTGLWVGGAILLVLLLVGLFYLGQRLGSTAAPDAAPVATPTAEATPTPSPTPTDPVQGPAAAGVQAWDALLGGECIDPYTTPWEEEFTVVDCGSEHHAQMVARVALPQTGDTFPGEEAVRDSADELCIADTVIDYAAARAYSDVQYQSAYPITQDEWTAGDRDAYCFVSRAGGGTFTGSIGVPQPPVVP, from the coding sequence GTGAGCGGGGCGCCCGGCGGCGGCACCGGATCCGGTCGCGACGACGACGACCCGTTCGCGGTCCGTCCGGCCACCGACGCCGACCGCGAGAGGCCCGCCCAGCCGCTCGCGCCCATCGGCTGGGGTCGCCCGGCCGGCCGCGAGCCCGTGCCCGCGGAGCAGGACGCCGCCGAGCAGGACGCCGCCGGGCAGACCGAGGGCGGCGTGGATCCCGCTCCCGCCGACGCGCCGCAGCCCCCGGACGCCGACATCCTCGCGGGCATCGTCCCGCGCGACCCGACCGAGGACGACGAGCGCGTCGCCCCGCTCGACCAGGTGGACGCGGACCAGGACGCCCATGATCTCGACGCCGCCCTCGACGCGCCGGCGCCCGAGCCCCGCATCGCGGACGCCCCGGTCGACGCGGGCGACGTGGAGTTCCCCGGCGAGCCCGACCCCGGGTACGTGCCCGCCCCCGCGGCAGACGGAACGGGCGAGGTGCTGTCCGGCGAGGTCGAGACCGATCCCGCGCCGGTCGACGACGCGCCCGCCGAGCTGGTGCTCGAGCCGGTCGACGACGCGCAGGATGACGCGGCCCCGCCGGTCGTGCCCGCGGACGCGCCGGTCGTCGACGCCGAGCTCGTCGAGGATCCCGCCGTGCAGGCAGCCCCCGACGACGACCCGGTCCAGCTGACGCCGCTCCGGGACGACCGGATGGACGAGGACGCGGAGGTCGTCGACGATCCCGCGGACGATGCCGCGCATGAGGTCGAGCCGCAGGCGCTCGGCGGGGACGTCGACGCGTCCGCCGGCGCCGGCGCCGGTGCCGAGCGCGACGACGAGGATGCGGCTCCTGCGCCGCTCGCCCCCGCGGCCGCCGCGGCGCGTGCCGCCGCGATGGCGTGGGCATCCGGATCCGCGCCCGCTGCTGCGCCTGCCGCTGCTGCTGCCGCTCACGCCGAGCCTGCCGACGCCCCGCCGACCGCGGATCGCCCAGAGGCCGCACCCGAGCCGGAGGACGCACCCGAGCCGGAGGCCGCACCCGAGCCGGAGGCGGTGCCCGAGCCGGAGGCGGTGCCCGAGCCGGAGGCGGCCGTCCTGTCCTCGCCGGTCGTCGAGTCGTCGGACGCCGACCGCGCGCCCGAGCACGGTGCCGAGCCGCGGGACGAGGTCGCCCCGACCGCTCGCGTCCCCGATCCCGCCCCCAGCTCCTTCGCACCGCCGGACGCCTCCGCCGCCGAACCCGTCGACGCGATCTCCCTGCTCTTCGGCGACGTCGAGGCGGATCCCACGAACGAGCGCGCCGACGCCGACGCCGACGTGGAAGCCGACGCCGAGGACCGGCCCACGGCCCCCGAGGACGCGGACGACCGCACGCGGATCCTCCCCGCCTCCACCTCCGCCCCTGCCGCTGCCGCGCCGCGCCCCGACCGCGACGCCCCCACCGTCGCCGTCCCGGCCGCCTCCCCGCGTCCCGATCCGGCCCCGCGTCCCGCCCCGGTGCCCCCACCGTACGCGGCTCCGCCCGCACCCCGGGCGCCGGCGCCGCGCGCCCCCGTCCTCGACACGGCCCGGATCCCCGCGCCCGCCGCCGCACCACCGCGCGGACCCCGCGGCCCGCGTCGCACCGGCCTCTGGGTCGGCGGCGCGATCCTCCTGGTGCTGCTCCTCGTCGGCCTCTTCTACCTGGGCCAGCGGCTCGGATCCACCGCCGCACCCGATGCGGCCCCCGTCGCCACGCCGACGGCCGAGGCCACGCCGACCCCGTCGCCCACCCCGACCGATCCCGTGCAGGGCCCGGCCGCGGCAGGCGTCCAGGCGTGGGACGCGCTCCTCGGCGGCGAGTGCATCGACCCGTACACGACGCCGTGGGAGGAGGAGTTCACGGTCGTCGACTGCGGCTCCGAGCACCACGCGCAGATGGTCGCCCGCGTCGCCCTGCCGCAGACCGGAGACACGTTCCCCGGCGAGGAGGCCGTGCGCGACTCCGCCGACGAGCTCTGCATCGCCGACACCGTGATCGACTACGCGGCGGCTCGCGCCTACTCCGACGTGCAGTACCAGTCGGCGTACCCCATCACGCAGGACGAGTGGACGGCCGGCGACCGCGACGCCTACTGCTTCGTCTCGCGCGCCGGCGGCGGCACCTTCACGGGCAGCATCGGCGTCCCGCAGCCGCCCGTCGTGCCCTAG
- a CDS encoding exodeoxyribonuclease III codes for MRVATWNVNSIRTRVGRVVDWLVREDVDVLAMQEIKCKPEQFPMAAFEEAGYEVAVHGLSQWNGVAIASRLPLEDVVTTFEGMPRFGKPDASGQSPLEARAMGATVAGVRLWSLYVPNGRALDDPHYSYKLEWLQALAADTRAWLAADPAIPLALMGDWNVAPLDTDVWDPALFEGKTHTSEPERAAFAAFLDAGLADVVRPSIPEGYTYWDYQQLRFPRDEGMRIDFILGNDRFAELVDAPRIHRDERKGDGPSDHVPVAVDLDVETELDDDRPMIF; via the coding sequence ATGCGCGTCGCCACCTGGAACGTCAACTCCATCCGCACCCGCGTGGGCCGCGTCGTCGACTGGCTCGTGCGCGAGGACGTCGACGTGCTGGCCATGCAGGAGATCAAGTGCAAGCCCGAGCAGTTCCCCATGGCGGCGTTCGAGGAGGCCGGATACGAGGTCGCCGTGCACGGCCTCAGCCAGTGGAACGGCGTCGCGATCGCGAGCCGGCTGCCGCTCGAGGACGTCGTGACGACCTTCGAGGGGATGCCGCGCTTCGGCAAGCCCGACGCCTCCGGGCAGTCGCCGCTCGAGGCCCGCGCGATGGGCGCGACCGTCGCGGGCGTCCGCCTCTGGAGCCTGTACGTGCCCAACGGCCGCGCCCTCGACGACCCGCACTACTCCTACAAGCTCGAGTGGCTCCAGGCGCTGGCCGCCGACACGCGCGCCTGGCTCGCCGCGGATCCCGCCATCCCGCTCGCGCTCATGGGCGACTGGAACGTGGCGCCGCTGGACACCGACGTCTGGGATCCCGCGCTCTTCGAGGGCAAGACGCACACGTCAGAGCCGGAGCGCGCCGCGTTCGCCGCCTTTCTCGACGCCGGGCTCGCGGACGTCGTGCGGCCGTCGATCCCCGAGGGCTACACGTACTGGGACTACCAGCAGCTGCGGTTCCCGCGGGACGAGGGCATGCGGATCGACTTCATCCTCGGGAACGACCGGTTCGCCGAGCTCGTGGACGCGCCCCGGATCCACCGTGACGAGCGCAAGGGCGACGGGCCGAGCGACCACGTGCCGGTGGCCGTGGACCTCGACGTCGAGACCGAGCTCGACGACGACCGGCCGATGATCTTCTGA
- a CDS encoding response regulator transcription factor, which translates to MDSGRVALVIEDDGDIRQLLEVVLRQGGFEVHSAGTATDGVRLAEEVSPDVITLDVGLPDFDGFEAARRIRLVSDAYIVMLTAQGEEVDTLLGLEAGADDYIVKPFRPRELRARISAMMRRPRGGGDVTATPAAGIPAAADAPGTAADADEPVQPAAFATTDVVSPAMPTEAAPDDADVLRHNGLELDEGTRHVTVDGEPVDLTRTEFDLLASILASGGRVRTKGDLVRDIRSGSYAVASSTEPEERAVEVHLGNLRRKLHDDPREARWIQTVRGVGYRLAPPRG; encoded by the coding sequence GTGGACAGCGGACGTGTGGCTCTGGTCATCGAGGACGACGGCGACATCCGCCAGCTGCTCGAGGTGGTCCTGCGCCAGGGCGGCTTCGAGGTGCACTCCGCCGGCACCGCGACCGATGGCGTGCGGCTGGCCGAGGAGGTCTCCCCCGACGTCATCACGCTCGACGTGGGCCTGCCCGACTTCGACGGCTTCGAGGCCGCGCGCCGCATCCGCCTCGTGAGCGACGCCTACATCGTGATGCTCACGGCGCAGGGCGAGGAGGTCGACACCCTCCTCGGGCTCGAAGCCGGCGCCGACGACTACATCGTGAAGCCGTTCCGCCCGCGCGAGCTCCGCGCCCGCATCTCGGCGATGATGCGCCGACCGCGCGGCGGCGGGGACGTCACGGCGACGCCTGCCGCGGGGATCCCGGCCGCGGCCGACGCCCCGGGCACGGCCGCCGACGCGGACGAGCCGGTGCAGCCCGCCGCCTTCGCCACCACGGACGTCGTCTCGCCCGCGATGCCGACCGAGGCCGCGCCGGACGACGCCGACGTCCTCCGCCACAACGGCCTCGAGCTCGACGAGGGCACCCGCCACGTCACGGTCGACGGCGAGCCCGTCGACCTCACGCGCACCGAGTTCGACCTGCTCGCGTCCATCCTCGCGAGCGGCGGACGCGTGCGCACCAAGGGCGACCTCGTGCGCGACATCCGCAGCGGCTCCTACGCCGTCGCCTCATCCACCGAGCCGGAGGAGCGCGCGGTCGAGGTGCACCTCGGCAACCTGCGCCGGAAGCTGCACGACGACCCGCGCGAGGCGCGGTGGATCCAGACGGTGCGCGGCGTCGGCTACCGGCTCGCGCCGCCGCGCGGCTGA
- the pyrE gene encoding orotate phosphoribosyltransferase has protein sequence MTTSDARQQLIAHIKEDAVFHGDFTLTSGKKATYYVDLRRVSLDHRVAPLIGQVMLDLIADVPDVAAVGGLTMGADPIAAAILHQGAAVGRGYDAFVVRKEPKDHGRGRQVEGPDLKGKRVIVVEDTSTTGGSPLKAIEALEKVGAEIAAVAVVVDRSTDAREVIEAAGHRYLYAIGLEDLGLA, from the coding sequence GTGACGACCTCCGACGCCCGCCAGCAGCTCATCGCCCACATCAAGGAGGACGCCGTCTTCCACGGCGACTTCACCCTGACGAGCGGCAAGAAGGCCACCTACTACGTCGACCTCCGCCGCGTGAGCCTCGACCACCGCGTCGCGCCGCTCATCGGGCAGGTCATGCTCGACCTCATCGCGGACGTGCCCGATGTGGCGGCGGTCGGCGGGCTGACGATGGGCGCGGATCCCATCGCCGCCGCGATCCTGCACCAGGGCGCCGCGGTCGGCCGCGGCTACGACGCCTTCGTCGTGCGCAAGGAGCCCAAGGACCACGGCCGCGGCCGCCAGGTCGAGGGCCCTGACCTGAAGGGCAAGCGCGTCATCGTCGTCGAGGACACCTCCACCACCGGCGGATCCCCGCTGAAGGCCATCGAGGCGCTCGAGAAGGTGGGCGCGGAGATCGCCGCGGTCGCCGTCGTGGTCGACCGCTCGACCGACGCACGTGAGGTGATCGAGGCCGCGGGGCACCGCTACCTGTACGCGATCGGCCTCGAGGACCTGGGGCTGGCCTAG